A genome region from Triticum aestivum cultivar Chinese Spring chromosome 2B, IWGSC CS RefSeq v2.1, whole genome shotgun sequence includes the following:
- the LOC123047563 gene encoding uncharacterized protein — MQMDSGQISSLGRGSGKQQSEISMLMEEILSLQRERQDLVGSLTPSICCWRERVSPTPTEWMVAGRGTMAVSRSSVQGSGIVKPASSIQSGSEQVHLPHAVSDVEKELGNYFDFVLQDIERLGHQMLSTSHFLWSSRAPVSSCQADELVRTASKLMQISTDIYDAGVEKSKEEEKRQRQRQKHKEKRQRQKQRKKHKEVEEDTTKKMERKEEEQEKMGWKKENQAELEESRKKADLMRSHEFFRLSSNVREKPNHYKNELAMMFTEDDEKEYEREMEAERQAEMERKQRKQRKQKKQQQIVVEQGADQNRTKSPMELLKEDMDTELRLFASHREYWEDTNISKTGQCGRFQDNTTLSPMQFTHYTPGITLPPAAVTGTTVQIYSFKITRLHNDLKWPLYVYGEVAARDTVDRNRNLLFCRSEFRGQVLTENDSSLCLTGPSRAIVAEDPVDFEVELRIIEGDDEIKDRVLMSLSKRYDGADQPLCFHGSMCNAELSLGRLAATVQATIVGVHVHKGRWPFEFGGRVTCSLYSAEVDDQSCDEVVLLDSAEKIPEDGLDGYISLSRSVVSVQLQGRLKVSIQAYGRSEPPADVEFHPQDCNITMGSCFVYGTKVDITVAWSRLVRDKMDLLIEGYSTQA, encoded by the exons ATGCAGATGGATAGCGGGCAGATCTCGTCCCTGGGCAGGGGATCCGGGAAACAGCAGTCTGAGATATCTATGCTGATGGAGGAGATCCTGTCCCTGCAGAGAGAGCGCCAAGATCTGGTCGGTTCTCTTACTCCCAGTATTTGTTGCTGGAGGGAAAGGGTCTCTCCAACACCAACAGAGTGGATGGTCGCTGGAAGGGGAACCATGGCCGTGAGCAGATCCTCCGTCCAGGGCTCGGGCATTGTCAAACCAGCCTCCAGTATCCAGTCCGGCTCAGAGCAGGTACATTTACCCCACGCTGTTAGCGACGTCGAGAAAGAACTGGGGAACTACTTCGATTTTGTCCTCCAAGACATAGAGCGCTTGGGCCACCAGATGCTATCTACCTCACATTTTCTTTGGAGTTCCCGTGCCCCAGTCTCCTCGTGCCAGGCCGACGAGCTGGTTAGGACAGCATCCAAATTAATGCAAATCTCTACGGATATCTACGATGCTGGGGTGGAGAAGagtaaggaggaggagaagaggcagaggcagaggcagaagcacaaggagaagaggcAGAGGCAGAAACAGAGGAAGAAGCACAAGGAGGTGGAAGAAGATACCACCAAGAAGatggaaaggaaggaggaggagcAAGAGAAGATGGGATGGAAGAAGGAGAATCAGGCTGAACTGGAGGAGAGTAGGAAGAAGGCTGATTTGATGCGGTCCCATGAATTCTTTCGTCTCTCATCCAATGTCAGGGAGAAGCCCAACCATTACAaaaatgagttggcgatgatgTTTACAGAGGACGACGAGAAGGAGTATGAGAGGGAGATGGAGGCAGAGAGGCAGGCGGAGAtggagaggaagcagaggaagcagaggaagcagaagaagcagcagcagattgttGTGGAGCAGGGCGCTGACCAGAACAGGACAAAATCCCCAATGGAGCTTCTCAAAGAGGATATGGATACCGAGCTGCGACTCTTTGCCAGCCACCGTGAGTACTGGGAAGATACAAACATCAGCAAGACCGGACAGTGCGGTCGGTTCCAAGATAACA CCACTTTGAGTCCTATGCAGTTTACACACTACACACCCGGTATCACCCTGCCCCCTGCTGCTGTCACTGGGACAACCGTGCAGATCTACTCCTTCAAAATTACTCGACTGCACAATGACCTCAAGTGGCCACTCTATGTCTACGGCGAGGTCGCTGCCCGGGACACCGTGGACCGCAACCGCAACCTTCTCTTCTGTCGGTCAGAGTTTAGGGGCCAAGTACTCACTGAAAAT GACTCTTCCCTATGCTTGACTGGCCCTTCTCGTGCAATTGTAGCGGAGGATCCTGTTGACTTCGAAGTCGAACTAAGAATTATTGAGGGTGATGATGAGATCAAAGACAGAGTATTGATGAGTCTTAGCAAGCGTTACGACGGTGCAGACCAACCTTTATGCTTCCATGGCTCCATGTGCAACGCAGAGTTGAGCCTTGGGCGACTTGCTGCAACGGTCCAGGCAACTATCGTGGGGGTTCATGTTCATAAAGGGAGGTGGCCTTTTGAATTCGGAGGCCGAGTTACTTGCTCCTTGTATTCTGCAGAGGTTGATGATCAGTCATGTGATGAAGTTGTTTTGCTTGATTCCGCTGAAAAAATTCCTGAAGATGGTTTAGATGGGTATATTTCTCTTTCAAGGAGCGTTGTGTCAGTACAACTGCAAGGACGATTGAAAGTTAGCATACAAGCATACGGGAGATCTGAACCTCCAGCAGATGTTGAATTCCATCCCCAGGATTGCAACATAACTATGGGTAGTTGTTTTGTCTATGGCACTAAGGTGGACATCACAGTTGCTTGGTCCCGACTTGTCCGGGACAAGATGGATTTACTAATTGAGGGTTATTCTACCCAGGCGTAG